From Emcibacter nanhaiensis, one genomic window encodes:
- a CDS encoding CTP synthase, translating into MTRYIFITGGVVSSLGKGLLSAALGALLQSRGYSVRLRKLDPYLNVDPGTMSPYQHGEVFVTDDGAETDLDLGHYERFTGVPCHQSDNVTSGRIYQQIIERERRGDYLGATVQVIPHVTDAIKEFATSDVPENVDFVLCEIGGTIGDIESLPFLEAIRQLGNELGRNNVIYVHLTLVPFIAAAGELKTKPTQHSVKELRSIGIQPEVLVCRTEHEIPDSDRRKIASFCNVRESSVIQALDASSIYEVPLNYHAEGLDDEVLSAFGINPADTKIDLSKWHEIVDHVNNPEGEVTIAVVGKYTELKDAYKSLIEALVHGGFANNVKVNIEWFDAKIFTEEDVASHLENVDGILVPGGFGERGAEGKIAAAQYARENKIPYFGICFGMQMACIEAARNLVGIKEASSTEFGPCENPVVGLMTEWKTEKGTETRSEEDDMGGTMRLGAYKARLLPGTKVYEAYGTDAISERHRHRYEVNINYREQLEAVGLKFSGLSPDGQLPEIVEFEGHPWYIGVQFHPELKSKPFEPHPLFASFIGAAVKQSRLV; encoded by the coding sequence ATGACGCGTTATATTTTTATCACCGGAGGTGTTGTTTCTTCTTTAGGGAAGGGCCTCCTGTCCGCCGCTTTGGGCGCACTTCTTCAATCCCGGGGCTATTCTGTCAGACTGCGCAAGCTTGATCCCTATCTGAATGTGGATCCGGGCACCATGAGCCCGTACCAGCATGGCGAAGTGTTCGTGACCGACGACGGGGCAGAAACTGACCTGGATCTGGGCCATTATGAGCGCTTTACCGGAGTGCCATGCCACCAGAGCGACAATGTTACCTCCGGACGTATTTACCAGCAGATCATCGAGCGCGAGCGCCGGGGCGATTACCTGGGCGCTACCGTGCAGGTGATTCCGCATGTGACAGACGCCATCAAGGAATTTGCCACCAGCGATGTACCGGAAAATGTGGATTTCGTGCTGTGTGAAATCGGCGGCACCATTGGCGATATTGAAAGCCTGCCGTTCCTGGAGGCCATTCGCCAGCTCGGCAACGAACTGGGCCGCAACAATGTCATCTATGTCCATTTGACCCTGGTGCCGTTTATCGCCGCTGCCGGCGAACTGAAAACCAAACCGACCCAGCATAGCGTCAAGGAACTGCGTAGTATCGGTATCCAGCCGGAAGTGCTGGTATGCCGGACAGAACATGAAATTCCGGATTCAGATCGCCGCAAGATCGCCTCTTTCTGTAATGTGCGCGAATCTTCCGTGATCCAGGCCCTGGATGCTTCCAGCATCTATGAAGTGCCGCTGAACTATCACGCGGAAGGACTGGATGACGAGGTACTGTCCGCATTCGGCATCAATCCTGCCGACACGAAAATCGACCTGTCCAAATGGCACGAGATTGTCGATCATGTGAATAATCCCGAAGGCGAAGTGACCATCGCCGTGGTTGGTAAATATACCGAGCTGAAGGATGCCTACAAGTCGCTGATCGAAGCGCTGGTCCACGGCGGTTTCGCCAACAACGTCAAGGTCAATATCGAGTGGTTCGACGCCAAGATTTTCACCGAGGAGGATGTGGCGAGCCACCTGGAAAATGTTGACGGCATCCTGGTACCCGGCGGTTTCGGCGAACGCGGCGCGGAAGGCAAGATTGCCGCCGCTCAATATGCCCGTGAAAATAAAATCCCCTACTTCGGTATTTGTTTCGGCATGCAGATGGCCTGTATTGAGGCCGCCCGCAACCTGGTTGGCATCAAGGAAGCCAGCTCGACGGAATTCGGTCCCTGCGAAAATCCGGTGGTCGGCCTGATGACCGAATGGAAGACAGAGAAGGGGACCGAGACCCGCTCCGAAGAAGACGATATGGGCGGCACCATGCGCCTCGGCGCCTACAAGGCCCGCCTGCTTCCCGGAACCAAAGTTTATGAGGCATACGGCACCGACGCCATTTCCGAGCGTCACCGCCATCGCTATGAAGTGAACATCAACTACCGGGAGCAGCTGGAGGCCGTCGGCCTCAAGTTTTCCGGCCTGTCCCCGGACGGCCAGCTTCCCGAGATTGTCGAATTCGAGGGACATCCCTGGTATATCGGGGTGCAGTTCCATCCGGAATTGAAATCCAAGCCGTTTGAACCGCATCCCCTGTTTGCCTCTTTCATCGGGGCAGCTGTTAAACAATCAAGACTGGTATAG
- a CDS encoding FtsB family cell division protein, giving the protein MKKIQDILNRFQKMAVPLASLFVLSYFGFHALHGKNGLPAHVELQKDIDALQAEYDSIHAVRTELESHIGLLNSENVDPDYLDELSRRYLGYSHQDEIIILENSTSS; this is encoded by the coding sequence ATGAAAAAGATACAGGACATACTCAACCGCTTTCAGAAAATGGCTGTGCCGCTGGCCAGCCTGTTTGTCCTGTCCTATTTCGGCTTTCACGCCCTTCACGGCAAAAACGGTCTGCCGGCCCATGTGGAGCTGCAGAAAGACATCGATGCCTTGCAGGCAGAGTATGACAGCATCCATGCTGTGCGCACCGAGCTCGAATCTCACATCGGTCTGCTGAACAGCGAAAATGTCGACCCGGACTATCTGGACGAATTAAGCCGGCGTTATCTCGGATATAGTCACCAAGATGAAATAATCATTCTGGAAAATTCAACATCTTCCTGA
- a CDS encoding divergent polysaccharide deacetylase family protein, translating into MLKHFYSRFLTGILPGLRRGDLKTASTPSGRALLLQLWDYRKYAMMTVYLLCMGFALGVIYIYAGDRPVEAAVPQAPEKVTAVEKVLPLPFEEGHQNTEVVVHLPQDLEVAPSFPRRQEVTPDRPPLWKANAVAVSGLMPGQPQISIVIDDLGLLKHNTLRLINMKPGLTLSFLPYATELTRQTELARDRGHELMLHLPMQPRGDAFPGPHALTSGLSEDELIHQIVWNLDRFDGYVGINNHMGSAFTEDSKGISRLLAEVEARGLLVLDSRTTNNSVLADMAQSEDIPYTVRDVFLDNTQDVDYILGQLDKLESYARRHGSAVAIGHPYDETIEALELWLPKLREKGIHLVPLSHIVEGKYRKTMIARGGMDQAE; encoded by the coding sequence TTGCTTAAGCACTTCTACAGCAGATTTCTGACCGGCATATTACCCGGTCTCCGGCGGGGGGACCTGAAGACGGCGTCGACCCCGTCCGGGCGTGCCTTGCTGTTGCAGCTCTGGGACTATCGCAAATATGCAATGATGACGGTCTACCTGCTGTGCATGGGCTTTGCCCTCGGCGTGATCTATATCTATGCCGGTGACCGGCCGGTAGAGGCGGCGGTGCCCCAGGCACCGGAAAAAGTTACCGCTGTGGAAAAGGTGCTGCCGCTTCCCTTCGAGGAAGGACATCAGAATACGGAGGTGGTGGTACACCTGCCGCAGGACCTTGAAGTGGCGCCCAGTTTCCCGCGCCGGCAGGAAGTGACACCAGACCGGCCGCCGCTGTGGAAGGCCAATGCGGTCGCGGTCAGCGGCCTGATGCCGGGCCAGCCGCAGATTTCCATCGTCATCGACGACCTGGGCCTGTTGAAGCATAATACCCTGCGTCTGATCAATATGAAGCCGGGCCTGACCCTGTCGTTCCTGCCCTACGCGACCGAGCTCACGCGCCAGACCGAACTGGCCCGCGACCGGGGGCACGAGCTGATGCTGCACCTGCCCATGCAGCCGCGCGGTGACGCTTTCCCCGGTCCCCATGCCCTGACCAGCGGATTATCCGAAGACGAGCTTATTCATCAGATTGTCTGGAACCTGGACCGGTTTGACGGTTATGTGGGCATCAACAACCATATGGGCAGCGCCTTTACCGAGGACAGCAAAGGCATTTCCCGCCTGCTGGCGGAAGTAGAAGCGCGCGGCCTTCTGGTGCTGGACAGCCGCACCACCAACAATTCAGTGCTGGCGGACATGGCGCAGAGCGAGGACATTCCCTATACGGTGCGCGATGTGTTCCTGGATAACACCCAGGATGTGGACTATATTCTCGGCCAGCTTGACAAGCTGGAAAGCTATGCCCGCCGCCACGGCTCCGCCGTCGCTATCGGCCATCCCTATGACGAGACTATTGAGGCGCTGGAACTCTGGCTGCCGAAGCTCCGGGAGAAGGGCATCCACCTGGTGCCGCTGAGCCATATTGTCGAAGGCAAATATCGCAAGACCATGATCGCCCGCGGCGGCATGGATCAGGCGGAGTAA
- the eno gene encoding phosphopyruvate hydratase, with amino-acid sequence MTAIIDITGREILDSRGNPTVEVDVTLETGAFGRAAVPSGASTGAHEAVELRDGGSRYLGKGVLKAVEAVNGEIYDALTGMDAEEQVLLDKVLCELDGTPNKARLGANAILGVSMAAAKAAADEAALPLYNYLGGPSARVLPVPMMNIINGGEHADNPIDIQEFMIMPVSAENIRDAVRMGAEIFHTLKKKLSDAGHNTSVGDEGGFAPNLNGTEDALSFIMQAIEAAGYKPEEDIMLALDAASTEFYKDGKYVLSGEGKSLDSQGMAEYLADLTKRFPILSIEDGMAEDDWDGWKILTDLIGDKVQLVGDDLFVTNPVRLADGIQKGVANSILVKVNQIGSLTETFEAVDMAHRASYTSVMSHRSGETEDATIADLAVATNCGQIKTGSLARSDRLAKYNQLIRIEEALGEAAKYAGKSILR; translated from the coding sequence ATGACTGCAATTATCGATATCACCGGCCGCGAAATTCTCGACAGTCGCGGTAATCCCACCGTTGAAGTTGACGTAACCCTGGAAACCGGCGCCTTTGGCCGTGCGGCAGTACCCTCCGGCGCTTCCACCGGCGCCCATGAAGCGGTAGAGCTTCGTGATGGCGGCTCCCGCTACCTGGGTAAAGGCGTACTCAAGGCAGTAGAAGCCGTGAACGGCGAAATCTACGACGCCCTGACCGGCATGGACGCGGAAGAGCAGGTGCTGCTGGACAAGGTGCTGTGCGAACTGGACGGTACCCCCAACAAGGCCCGCCTCGGCGCCAACGCCATTCTCGGCGTGTCCATGGCGGCGGCCAAGGCCGCGGCTGATGAAGCCGCGCTGCCGCTGTATAACTATCTCGGCGGTCCTTCTGCTCGCGTGTTGCCGGTGCCGATGATGAACATCATCAATGGCGGCGAACATGCCGACAACCCGATCGACATCCAGGAATTCATGATCATGCCGGTGTCCGCGGAAAATATCCGCGATGCCGTGCGCATGGGCGCGGAAATCTTCCATACCCTGAAAAAGAAACTGTCTGACGCCGGGCATAACACCAGCGTTGGTGACGAGGGCGGTTTCGCCCCGAACCTGAACGGCACTGAAGACGCCCTCAGCTTCATCATGCAGGCCATCGAAGCCGCCGGCTACAAACCGGAAGAAGATATCATGCTGGCGCTGGATGCGGCCTCCACCGAATTCTACAAAGACGGCAAATATGTGCTGAGCGGCGAGGGCAAGTCCCTGGACAGCCAAGGTATGGCGGAATATCTCGCTGACCTGACCAAACGCTTCCCGATCCTGTCCATCGAGGACGGCATGGCCGAGGACGACTGGGACGGCTGGAAAATCCTCACCGACCTGATTGGCGACAAAGTGCAGCTGGTCGGGGACGACCTGTTCGTGACAAACCCGGTGCGCCTGGCTGACGGCATCCAGAAGGGTGTTGCCAACAGCATCCTGGTGAAAGTGAACCAGATCGGCTCCCTGACCGAAACCTTTGAAGCGGTCGACATGGCGCATCGCGCCTCTTACACCTCTGTGATGTCGCACCGTTCCGGCGAAACCGAGGACGCCACCATTGCCGACCTGGCCGTGGCCACCAACTGCGGCCAGATCAAAACCGGCTCTCTGGCCCGTTCCGATCGGCTGGCCAAATACAACCAGCTGATCCGTATCGAGGAAGCGCTGGGTGAGGCTGCCAAATATGCCGGAAAATCGATCCTGCGCTGA
- a CDS encoding peptidylprolyl isomerase, which translates to MLNFFRSGLSSYFTLALLGILVASFALWGIGRDVFLKGGNNIAVIGEDKITAQDYARQFQASLYREQQNYNGELTQDLAIKMGLANQVLQSEVNQMAFYEAARQAGIRVSDERLRNYITSQDVFQNDLGIFDRFKFERIAQNQGLTSPEFEEVLRQDLMRQDFVVSLVTNIQVPRAALETIYKFERESRTADVVTIRATDITDVPEADEDTLKAYYEAHSSRYMAPEYRTVNYITVTPDQFVDAIDLDEEEVRNLYEDRLDNYTVAEKRTLQQLILDSKEDADAAYADLQAGKPFLDVVDKYSDQAIEDSNIGAQTRKDIEEVYGPAAVDTVFGLSGEGYSAPVETDFGWYIFNVIGIEAGSSKSFEEVKPELEKELKKQHAMDHVYEVVNKLEDELAGGAPLTEISDTLGIALKTSGLTDRNGFAPDGNLAQGLPGIPALLSRAFETDPSDDPVLDESGDDTFFVLTVAEVVDERLRPFDEVADAVKTSWTYDEKLAKAEALANSIIDQAGDGKLLAVLAKDIQGATINTVTVTRDDRTGQVSPQVMEAIFTAKTGEITSSPAADQNGFVLLQIKSKSMPEEVPESLPQLQAAMQRVYQNEVLSAYRNYLTTALPVQVNDRVVKAVLDQLSSQAEQ; encoded by the coding sequence ATGTTAAATTTTTTCCGTAGCGGACTTTCTTCTTATTTCACCCTTGCCCTGCTGGGCATTCTGGTTGCCAGTTTCGCGCTCTGGGGGATCGGCCGGGATGTCTTTCTCAAAGGTGGAAACAATATCGCCGTCATCGGGGAAGATAAAATCACCGCCCAGGATTATGCCCGCCAGTTCCAGGCCTCGCTCTATCGCGAACAGCAGAACTATAACGGTGAACTGACCCAGGACCTTGCCATTAAAATGGGCCTGGCCAACCAGGTGCTGCAGTCAGAGGTCAACCAGATGGCCTTTTACGAAGCCGCCCGCCAGGCCGGCATCCGGGTCTCCGACGAACGGCTGCGGAACTACATCACATCCCAGGACGTTTTCCAGAACGACCTCGGCATTTTTGATCGCTTCAAGTTCGAGCGCATTGCCCAGAACCAGGGCCTGACCTCCCCGGAATTTGAAGAGGTCTTGCGGCAGGACCTGATGCGCCAGGATTTTGTCGTCAGCCTGGTCACCAACATCCAGGTCCCGCGGGCCGCCCTGGAAACCATCTATAAATTCGAACGCGAAAGCCGCACTGCCGATGTGGTGACCATCCGCGCCACCGACATTACCGATGTCCCGGAAGCCGACGAAGATACTCTGAAAGCCTATTATGAGGCGCATTCCTCCCGCTATATGGCGCCGGAATATCGTACGGTCAATTATATCACCGTCACCCCCGACCAGTTTGTCGATGCCATCGACCTGGATGAGGAAGAAGTGCGGAACCTGTACGAAGACCGCCTGGACAATTACACAGTTGCCGAAAAACGGACCCTGCAGCAGCTGATCCTGGACAGCAAGGAAGATGCGGACGCCGCCTATGCCGACCTTCAGGCCGGCAAGCCCTTCCTCGATGTGGTTGACAAATACAGCGACCAGGCCATCGAGGATTCCAACATCGGTGCGCAGACCAGGAAGGATATTGAAGAGGTCTATGGTCCCGCCGCCGTCGACACCGTATTCGGGCTGTCCGGCGAAGGCTATTCCGCCCCGGTGGAGACCGATTTCGGCTGGTACATCTTCAATGTGATCGGCATCGAGGCCGGAAGCTCAAAAAGTTTTGAGGAAGTCAAACCCGAGCTCGAAAAAGAGCTGAAAAAGCAGCATGCCATGGACCACGTCTATGAAGTGGTCAACAAGCTGGAAGACGAGCTCGCCGGCGGAGCTCCGCTGACAGAGATTTCCGACACCCTCGGCATCGCGCTCAAAACCAGCGGCCTGACCGACCGCAACGGCTTTGCCCCGGACGGCAACCTTGCCCAGGGCCTGCCGGGCATCCCTGCCCTGCTGTCCCGCGCCTTTGAAACAGATCCCAGCGACGATCCGGTCCTTGACGAATCCGGCGACGATACCTTCTTCGTCCTGACTGTGGCTGAAGTCGTTGACGAACGCCTGCGCCCGTTTGACGAAGTCGCCGATGCGGTCAAGACCTCCTGGACCTATGACGAAAAGCTGGCCAAGGCCGAGGCGCTGGCCAACTCCATCATCGACCAGGCCGGTGACGGCAAACTGCTGGCCGTCCTGGCCAAGGATATCCAGGGCGCCACCATCAACACCGTGACGGTGACCCGTGACGACCGGACCGGCCAGGTTTCCCCGCAGGTAATGGAGGCGATCTTCACCGCCAAAACGGGGGAGATCACCTCGAGTCCGGCCGCCGACCAGAATGGATTCGTCCTGCTGCAGATCAAATCCAAAAGCATGCCGGAGGAAGTGCCGGAAAGCCTGCCGCAGCTGCAGGCCGCCATGCAGAGGGTTTACCAGAATGAAGTCCTCAGCGCCTATCGCAATTACCTGACCACGGCCCTGCCGGTTCAGGTCAACGACCGGGTTGTGAAAGCGGTTCTGGATCAGCTGTCCTCCCAGGCGGAACAGTAA
- the tpiA gene encoding triose-phosphate isomerase, with translation MTTPKALVAGNWKMNGVAANLAEIEKLNDLIAGGGANCDVLICPPFTLIHQSVQAAGERVEIGGQDCHANISGAHTGDVSAAMIKDQGCSYVIVGHSERRTDHGETDEMVSSKADAAQKEELVAIICVGETEAERDAGDALSVVTSQVRGSIPADATADNTVIAYEPVWAIGTGRTPTADDVAEVHAAIRNVLTERFGDAGNSVRILYGGSVKPENARELMSVANVNGALVGGASLKADSFYGIVQAYD, from the coding sequence ATGACCACGCCGAAGGCCCTGGTTGCCGGTAACTGGAAAATGAACGGTGTTGCCGCAAATCTTGCAGAAATTGAGAAACTGAATGACCTGATCGCCGGGGGCGGTGCCAATTGTGACGTGCTGATTTGTCCGCCGTTCACCCTGATCCATCAGTCTGTACAGGCTGCCGGCGAGCGGGTTGAAATCGGGGGGCAGGATTGCCATGCCAATATTTCCGGGGCTCACACAGGCGATGTCTCTGCTGCCATGATCAAGGACCAAGGCTGCAGCTATGTGATCGTCGGTCATTCCGAACGCCGCACCGACCATGGTGAAACCGATGAAATGGTAAGCAGCAAAGCGGACGCCGCCCAGAAAGAGGAATTGGTGGCAATCATCTGTGTGGGAGAGACCGAAGCTGAACGTGATGCAGGAGATGCTCTTTCGGTTGTCACATCACAGGTCAGGGGGTCGATCCCGGCCGACGCCACGGCCGACAATACCGTGATCGCCTACGAACCGGTTTGGGCGATCGGCACCGGCCGCACCCCCACCGCCGATGATGTGGCGGAAGTCCATGCGGCGATCCGGAACGTGCTGACGGAACGCTTCGGGGATGCCGGGAATTCCGTCCGCATTCTGTATGGCGGTTCGGTCAAGCCGGAAAACGCCCGGGAACTGATGTCTGTTGCCAATGTCAACGGCGCCCTGGTTGGCGGCGCCAGCCTGAAAGCGGACAGCTTTTACGGCATCGTTCAGGCCTACGATTAA
- the secG gene encoding preprotein translocase subunit SecG — translation MQEVILVIHLMLAVALVVVILLQQSEGGALGIGGGPTGLISSRGAANLLTRTTAILATAFFVTSLVLAIMAKQDTDTGSVLDQPVEQTTEQPVEENKIPEVPVSE, via the coding sequence ATGCAAGAAGTCATTCTTGTTATACATCTGATGTTGGCGGTTGCTCTGGTTGTTGTCATTCTTCTGCAACAGTCTGAAGGCGGCGCCCTTGGTATCGGTGGGGGACCAACCGGGTTGATTTCAAGCCGCGGGGCAGCTAATCTGTTGACCCGAACAACGGCAATTTTGGCGACTGCCTTTTTCGTCACCAGTCTCGTTCTTGCCATCATGGCCAAACAGGATACTGACACGGGTTCAGTCCTGGATCAGCCGGTTGAGCAGACTACAGAACAGCCTGTGGAAGAAAACAAGATCCCTGAAGTGCCTGTTTCAGAGTAA
- the trpE gene encoding anthranilate synthase component I: protein MSVLPDFESFKAAYEAGKPQLVWSTHVADLETPVSAFVKLAGDEPFGSLLESVEGGAIRGRYTFIGLKPDIIWRCTGDTPEINRQALTRWDDDTAFAKLDKGSLDSLRDLFEESKMELPEGMPPSAAGLIGYMGYDMVRLMEKLPEPNPDPLGFPDSIFVRPTIMVVFDAVTDLLTIVTPVRPEQSVDAKTAYLRAEERLTAIEDALERPLQIPRQSLQQDLVLEEPTSNTGKERYFEMVEKAKEYIRAGDIFQVVLSQRFSCPFDLPPFALYRALRRTNPSPFLYYLKFGDFSVIGSSPEILVRLRDGEVTVRPIAGTRPRGKTALEDKKNAESLLNDPKELAEHLMLLDLGRNDVGRVSKVGTVEVTQQMIIEYYSHVMHIVSDVRGEISPEYDALKALAAGFPAGTVSGAPKVRAMEIIDELEVEKRGIYAGGVGYFSVDGSMDTCIVLRTAIVRDGMMYVQAGAGIVADSDPASEYAECQHKARALFRAAEEAINFAGQAERGQ, encoded by the coding sequence ATGTCTGTCTTGCCGGATTTCGAAAGCTTCAAGGCTGCCTATGAGGCCGGAAAGCCCCAGCTCGTCTGGTCGACCCATGTGGCCGACCTGGAAACGCCGGTTTCCGCCTTCGTCAAGCTGGCGGGCGACGAGCCGTTCGGCAGCCTGCTGGAATCCGTGGAAGGCGGCGCCATCCGCGGCCGCTATACCTTCATCGGCCTCAAGCCGGACATCATCTGGCGCTGTACCGGCGATACACCGGAAATCAACCGCCAGGCCCTGACCCGCTGGGATGACGACACTGCCTTCGCCAAACTGGACAAGGGCTCGCTCGACAGCCTGCGCGACCTGTTTGAAGAATCAAAAATGGAGCTGCCGGAAGGCATGCCGCCATCCGCCGCCGGCCTGATCGGCTATATGGGCTATGATATGGTGCGGCTGATGGAAAAGCTGCCCGAGCCCAATCCGGACCCGCTCGGCTTTCCCGACAGCATCTTTGTCCGCCCGACCATCATGGTGGTATTTGATGCGGTCACCGACCTGCTGACCATCGTCACCCCGGTGCGCCCGGAACAGAGCGTGGACGCCAAGACCGCCTACCTGCGTGCCGAAGAGCGGCTGACTGCCATCGAGGATGCGCTGGAGCGGCCGCTGCAGATTCCCCGCCAGTCGCTGCAGCAAGACCTTGTGCTGGAGGAACCAACCTCCAACACCGGCAAGGAGCGCTATTTCGAGATGGTGGAAAAGGCCAAGGAATATATCCGCGCCGGCGACATTTTCCAGGTGGTGCTGTCGCAACGCTTTTCCTGCCCCTTTGACCTGCCGCCCTTCGCGCTGTACCGGGCGCTGCGGCGCACCAATCCCTCGCCGTTCCTCTATTACCTCAAGTTCGGCGACTTCAGCGTCATCGGCTCGAGCCCGGAAATCCTTGTTCGCCTGCGCGACGGCGAAGTCACCGTGCGCCCGATCGCCGGCACCCGGCCGCGCGGCAAGACCGCGCTCGAGGACAAGAAGAATGCCGAAAGCCTGCTCAACGATCCCAAGGAGCTGGCCGAGCATCTCATGCTGCTGGACCTGGGCCGCAACGATGTGGGCCGGGTGAGCAAGGTCGGCACCGTCGAGGTCACCCAGCAGATGATCATCGAATATTATTCCCATGTCATGCATATCGTCTCCGACGTGCGCGGCGAGATCAGCCCGGAATATGACGCCCTCAAGGCGCTGGCCGCCGGCTTCCCGGCCGGCACCGTCAGCGGCGCCCCCAAGGTCCGGGCCATGGAAATCATCGACGAGCTGGAAGTGGAAAAACGCGGCATCTATGCCGGCGGCGTCGGTTATTTCTCGGTCGACGGCAGCATGGACACCTGTATCGTGCTCAGGACCGCCATCGTCCGTGACGGCATGATGTATGTGCAGGCCGGGGCCGGCATTGTCGCCGACAGCGATCCGGCCAGCGAATATGCCGAATGCCAGCACAAGGCCCGGGCCCTGTTCCGCGCCGCCGAAGAGGCCATCAACTTCGCCGGCCAGGCCGAGCGCGGCCAGTAA